A window of the Fusobacterium sp. genome harbors these coding sequences:
- a CDS encoding response regulator transcription factor, with translation MRVLVVEDEKYMNRIISKKLKVEGYSVDSCHDGEEAINYIKSASYDIIIMDIMMPQKDGYEVLKEIRYEGNPVPVLFLTAKDALEDRVKGLDLGADDYLVKPFHFEELMARIRVMIRRSHGKASNQLQIADLILDINAHTVKRNNNFIELSAKEFAILEYMMQNAGIVLSREKLETHIWNYDYQGASNMIDVYIRYLRIKIDKDYEHKLIHTVRGVGYMIKDKEKNL, from the coding sequence ATGAGAGTATTAGTTGTTGAAGATGAAAAATACATGAATCGTATTATCAGTAAAAAACTCAAAGTTGAAGGTTATAGTGTAGATTCATGTCATGATGGAGAAGAAGCAATAAATTACATAAAATCAGCTTCATATGATATTATTATTATGGATATAATGATGCCTCAAAAAGATGGATATGAAGTTCTTAAAGAAATTCGTTATGAAGGAAATCCTGTACCTGTTCTATTTCTTACTGCTAAAGATGCTTTAGAAGACAGAGTAAAAGGATTAGATCTTGGTGCTGATGATTATCTTGTAAAACCTTTTCATTTTGAAGAACTTATGGCAAGAATTAGAGTAATGATTCGAAGAAGTCATGGCAAAGCCAGCAACCAACTCCAAATTGCTGATTTAATTCTTGATATTAATGCACATACAGTTAAACGAAACAATAATTTTATTGAATTATCAGCAAAAGAATTTGCTATTTTAGAATACATGATGCAAAATGCTGGAATTGTTCTATCTCGAGAAAAACTAGAAACTCATATATGGAACTACGACTATCAAGGAGCTTCTAATATGATTGATGTTTATATTCGTTATCTCAGAATTAAAATTGATAAAGATTATGAACACAAATTAATTCATACAGTAAGAGGAGTAGGATATATGATTAAAGACAAGGAGAAAAATTTATGA
- the pyrB gene encoding aspartate carbamoyltransferase — protein sequence MKDFISIKDLTKEEVLEVLNLALELSENPEPELISGKIVGSLFFEPSTRTRLSFTSAAYRIGGKVLGFDSPDATSVKKGESLRDTVKIVEAYSDIIVMRHNIEGGPKFAAEVSKNPVINGGDGSNEHPSQTLLDLFTIKKELGKIEGVKIAFVGDLKYGRTVHSLTKALEMFDAEFYFVAPASIQIPEYITKELDEKGMKYHICSEYEPILSEIDVLYMTRIQKERFEDIEEFNKVSGVYKISKETIVGKCQNHMIVMHPLPRVDEINVDLDDTKHALYFKQAANGVPVREAMYALALGIKKSSAPVKENKNVEENDKVVCSNHKCVTHFEETPNKVVVKDYGKFCYYCGKEIK from the coding sequence ATGAAAGATTTTATATCAATAAAAGATTTGACAAAAGAAGAAGTTTTAGAAGTTTTAAATTTAGCTCTTGAGTTATCTGAAAATCCAGAACCTGAGCTGATATCTGGAAAAATAGTAGGAAGCCTTTTCTTTGAACCATCTACTAGAACAAGATTATCTTTCACTTCTGCTGCATACAGAATTGGTGGAAAAGTTCTAGGTTTTGACTCTCCAGATGCTACTTCAGTTAAAAAAGGAGAATCTTTAAGAGATACAGTAAAAATAGTAGAAGCCTATTCTGATATCATTGTTATGAGACACAATATAGAAGGAGGTCCTAAATTTGCTGCTGAAGTTTCTAAAAATCCTGTAATTAATGGGGGAGATGGTTCTAATGAACATCCAAGTCAGACACTCTTAGACCTTTTCACAATAAAAAAAGAACTAGGTAAGATAGAAGGTGTAAAAATAGCTTTTGTTGGAGACCTAAAATATGGCAGAACTGTTCATTCTCTTACTAAAGCCCTTGAAATGTTTGATGCAGAATTTTATTTTGTAGCACCAGCTTCTATCCAGATACCTGAATATATCACAAAGGAACTTGATGAGAAAGGAATGAAATATCATATCTGCTCTGAATATGAACCTATTCTTTCTGAAATAGATGTTTTGTATATGACAAGAATTCAGAAAGAAAGATTTGAAGATATTGAGGAATTTAATAAAGTCAGTGGAGTATACAAAATATCAAAAGAAACAATAGTTGGAAAATGTCAGAATCATATGATAGTTATGCATCCTCTCCCTAGAGTTGATGAAATAAATGTGGATTTAGATGATACAAAACATGCTCTGTATTTTAAACAAGCTGCAAATGGAGTACCAGTAAGAGAAGCTATGTATGCTCTTGCACTAGGAATAAAAAAATCCTCTGCTCCTGTTAAAGAAAATAAAAATGTAGAAGAAAATGATAAAGTTGTATGTTCTAACCATAAATGTGTAACTCATTTTGAAGAGACACCAAATAAGGTAGTAGTAAAGGATTATGGGAAATTCTGCTACTATTGTGGTAAGGAAATAAAATAA
- the pyrF gene encoding orotidine-5'-phosphate decarboxylase, with product MNAKDRMIIALDFPTMEAAKNLVEKIGDGATFYKVGLELFLNSKGEMIDYLASKGKKIFLDLKFHDIPNTTAMASVFAAKQNVFMFNVHASGGKKMMSKVVEEVKSVNPDNIVIGVTVLTSLSPEDVEETFQSKLSLAELALNWAKLGKAAGLDGVVCSPWEAKLIKEACGNDFKTVCPGVRPRWSATNDQERIMTPKDAIINGCDFLVIGRPITKNEDPANAAKLVAAEIEEGMKEAGLC from the coding sequence ATGAACGCAAAAGATAGAATGATAATAGCACTTGACTTTCCTACTATGGAAGCTGCTAAAAATTTAGTTGAAAAAATCGGTGATGGAGCTACTTTCTATAAAGTAGGTCTTGAACTTTTCTTAAACTCAAAAGGTGAAATGATAGATTACCTTGCTTCTAAAGGGAAAAAAATATTCCTTGATCTTAAATTTCATGATATTCCAAATACAACAGCAATGGCTTCAGTTTTTGCTGCTAAACAAAATGTATTTATGTTCAATGTACATGCAAGCGGTGGAAAAAAGATGATGTCAAAAGTAGTTGAAGAGGTAAAATCTGTAAATCCTGATAATATAGTTATTGGAGTTACTGTTCTTACAAGTCTTTCTCCTGAAGATGTAGAAGAAACTTTCCAATCTAAATTATCTCTGGCAGAATTAGCATTAAACTGGGCTAAATTAGGTAAAGCTGCTGGACTTGATGGAGTGGTATGCTCTCCTTGGGAAGCTAAACTTATAAAAGAAGCTTGTGGAAATGATTTTAAAACTGTATGTCCAGGTGTAAGACCTAGATGGTCAGCAACAAATGATCAGGAAAGGATAATGACTCCAAAAGATGCAATAATAAATGGTTGTGACTTTTTAGTTATTGGAAGACCTATAACTAAAAATGAAGATCCTGCAAATGCTGCTAAATTAGTTGCTGCTGAAATTGAAGAAGGAATGAAAGAGGCTGGATTATGCTAG
- a CDS encoding DUF2284 domain-containing protein, with the protein MYRTEVKLKKMPMDELKKDYCDREKFEKFCKECRNYGNTWSCPPYSFVVEDYLKDYKYIYLVGVKIIFDEETLKKVNTKEKINDYTTETLKYMKDKIMMELLRVEKRYEGSKSLSAGGCKICDDCSRKNNIQCQHPDMMRYSLESMGFDIGGISSKLLNYELKWATETSLPEYFSLVTGLMTKEEIEGFEKEFNI; encoded by the coding sequence ATGTATAGAACAGAGGTAAAACTGAAAAAGATGCCTATGGATGAATTAAAAAAAGATTATTGCGACAGAGAGAAATTTGAAAAATTTTGTAAAGAGTGCAGAAATTATGGAAATACTTGGTCATGTCCACCTTATAGTTTTGTTGTGGAAGATTATCTGAAAGATTATAAGTATATATATCTTGTAGGAGTCAAAATTATTTTTGATGAGGAAACTTTGAAAAAGGTAAATACAAAAGAAAAAATAAATGATTATACTACAGAAACTCTTAAATATATGAAAGATAAGATAATGATGGAGCTTTTAAGAGTGGAGAAAAGATATGAAGGAAGCAAGAGTCTTTCTGCTGGAGGATGCAAAATATGTGATGATTGTTCCAGAAAAAATAATATTCAGTGTCAGCACCCAGATATGATGAGATATTCTCTGGAATCAATGGGATTTGATATAGGAGGTATATCAAGTAAATTATTGAATTATGAATTAAAATGGGCAACAGAAACTTCTCTTCCTGAATATTTTTCTTTAGTTACAGGGCTTATGACTAAAGAAGAAATAGAAGGATTTGAAAAAGAATTTAATATATAA
- a CDS encoding PepSY domain-containing protein, whose product MKKLNVNILKKNLKQGKRGIKTLILSTAVLMLLVGTGAFAGDSLHKKRAREAEINLIQKQAISNGVKLISPEEAKQVALSAVGIKESDVKYFKIKLDQEDDCRPALYVYEVEFVHDGLEYELDIDAANKRILKSDVDSWFD is encoded by the coding sequence ATGAAAAAACTAAATGTGAATATTTTAAAGAAAAATTTAAAACAAGGAAAAAGAGGTATTAAAACTCTAATATTATCTACAGCTGTACTTATGCTGTTGGTTGGAACAGGAGCTTTTGCAGGAGATTCATTACACAAGAAAAGAGCCAGAGAGGCTGAAATAAATCTTATTCAGAAACAGGCTATCAGTAATGGAGTAAAATTAATAAGTCCAGAAGAAGCAAAACAAGTAGCACTTTCAGCAGTTGGAATCAAAGAAAGTGATGTAAAATACTTTAAAATTAAACTGGATCAAGAAGATGACTGCAGACCTGCTTTATATGTTTATGAAGTAGAATTTGTACATGATGGACTGGAATATGAACTTGATATTGATGCAGCAAATAAAAGAATTCTTAAATCTGATGTAGATTCATGGTTTGATTAA
- a CDS encoding dihydroorotate dehydrogenase electron transfer subunit, translating into MFLEDCLILENKNIAGQNYLMRLKAEKSIPVSKAGQFFMIQCKNKLHILRRPISLHYVDKNKMELEFYYETKGGGTKEFSEMKAGETINIQGPLGHGFSTDMTGKKLLVVGGGMGMAPMKLLVEILKKNNEVTFIAGGRNAQAVEILSNFNFDNADLHVTTDDGSAGTEGTVIVKMEELMNSKKFDMVFTCGPHKMMEAVAKTSSKYNTECEISLEERMACGVKACVGCSIKTKEGMKKVCYDGPVFKSETIVELEPIERTETCCGN; encoded by the coding sequence ATGTTTTTAGAAGATTGTCTAATTTTAGAAAATAAAAATATTGCAGGACAAAATTATCTTATGAGATTAAAAGCTGAAAAAAGCATACCAGTATCAAAAGCTGGACAGTTTTTTATGATTCAATGTAAAAATAAGCTTCACATATTGAGAAGACCAATAAGTCTGCACTATGTAGATAAAAATAAAATGGAACTTGAGTTTTACTATGAAACAAAAGGTGGAGGAACAAAAGAGTTCTCTGAAATGAAAGCTGGAGAAACTATAAATATTCAAGGTCCACTTGGACATGGATTTTCCACTGATATGACAGGTAAAAAACTTTTAGTAGTTGGTGGTGGAATGGGAATGGCTCCTATGAAACTTCTGGTAGAAATATTAAAGAAAAACAATGAAGTTACTTTTATAGCTGGAGGTAGAAACGCTCAAGCTGTTGAAATTCTTTCTAATTTCAACTTTGATAATGCAGACCTTCATGTAACTACTGATGATGGTTCAGCTGGTACTGAGGGAACTGTTATAGTTAAAATGGAAGAACTAATGAACAGCAAGAAATTCGATATGGTTTTCACTTGCGGTCCTCATAAAATGATGGAGGCAGTAGCAAAAACTTCATCAAAATATAATACAGAATGTGAAATATCTTTAGAAGAAAGAATGGCTTGTGGAGTAAAAGCTTGTGTAGGATGTTCTATCAAAACTAAAGAAGGAATGAAAAAAGTATGTTATGATGGTCCTGTTTTCAAATCTGAAACTATTGTAGAACTTGAACCTATTGAAAGAACAGAAACTTGTTGTGGTAATTAA
- the pyrE gene encoding orotate phosphoribosyltransferase, producing MSRAKEVAKSLLKTGAVKLNVKEPFTFVSGIKSPIYCDNRKMIGYPAERKVVVDEFIKKLSEKNFDVVAGTATAGIPWAAFIAWEMNKPMSYIRGEKKAHGAGRQIEGADFTGKKVIVIEDLISTGGSSIKAVEAARSEGAASVEVVSIFSYEFDKAFKNFADNNIPWESLSNFSALLELAIEEKYLTEEEAEIASSWNKNTDTWGR from the coding sequence ATGAGTAGAGCAAAAGAAGTAGCTAAATCATTATTAAAAACAGGAGCAGTAAAACTAAATGTAAAAGAACCATTTACATTTGTATCTGGTATCAAAAGCCCTATATACTGTGACAATAGAAAAATGATAGGATATCCTGCTGAAAGAAAAGTAGTAGTTGATGAATTTATAAAAAAATTATCTGAGAAAAATTTCGATGTAGTAGCTGGTACTGCTACTGCTGGTATTCCTTGGGCTGCATTTATAGCTTGGGAAATGAATAAACCTATGAGTTATATCAGAGGAGAAAAGAAAGCACATGGTGCTGGAAGACAAATTGAAGGTGCTGACTTCACTGGTAAAAAAGTAATAGTTATTGAAGACCTTATTTCTACAGGAGGAAGTTCTATTAAAGCTGTAGAAGCTGCAAGAAGTGAAGGAGCTGCTTCTGTTGAAGTTGTTTCTATATTCTCTTATGAATTTGACAAAGCTTTTAAAAATTTTGCTGATAATAATATCCCTTGGGAATCATTGTCAAACTTCTCTGCTCTTCTTGAATTAGCTATAGAAGAAAAATATCTTACTGAAGAAGAAGCAGAAATAGCTTCATCATGGAATAAAAATACTGATACTTGGGGAAGATAA
- a CDS encoding HAMP domain-containing sensor histidine kinase translates to MKLLTIRTRITLWYTLFMIGLVTAILGIIVEFTDMSILNNQKHELIKVVEDAAEDIEDGDDFDFYDDGVYLLKYNIQLEYIEGSIPDKFPISFPLELGRVQSMKKDGEIFYIYDKKIKDKYDNIFWIRGVIPNIQMMQLSKIIIGAAFVLLPVLVILSSLIGYFITKKAFLPVKKIQETAQKISEGNNLYMRIGLSDGKDEISMLGKTVDNMLEKLEQSFEKEKQFTSDVSHELRTPIAVIMAESEYVLQHGTSFEEAIESMESINYQVNKMSVLINQLLFFSRAEQGKIQLNYEKTDILQLMEEIIKDIKFTAESKKIAVNMISKLTVHEYYVDKMLFSRAVQNVLQNAIIHGKENGCVTIEIYEKNSYIAIKIKDNGIGISKENLNKIWDRFYQVDQSRTSQENGSMGLGLSMVKWIIEKHKGYTEVESTLGAGSTFTLFFPIKI, encoded by the coding sequence ATGAAACTTCTGACTATTCGTACCAGAATTACATTATGGTACACTTTATTTATGATAGGACTTGTAACAGCTATACTTGGAATAATAGTTGAATTTACTGATATGTCTATTCTTAATAATCAAAAACATGAACTCATAAAAGTAGTTGAAGATGCTGCTGAAGATATTGAGGATGGTGATGATTTTGATTTTTATGATGATGGAGTTTATCTTTTAAAATATAATATTCAATTAGAATATATTGAAGGAAGTATCCCAGATAAATTTCCTATTTCTTTTCCATTGGAATTAGGACGTGTTCAATCAATGAAAAAAGATGGGGAAATATTTTATATATATGATAAGAAAATTAAAGATAAATATGATAATATTTTCTGGATAAGAGGAGTTATTCCTAATATTCAAATGATGCAGCTTAGTAAAATCATTATTGGAGCAGCTTTTGTTTTGCTTCCTGTATTAGTAATTCTATCAAGTCTTATAGGATATTTTATTACTAAAAAAGCCTTTCTTCCAGTAAAAAAAATTCAAGAGACTGCTCAAAAAATAAGTGAAGGGAATAACCTTTATATGAGAATAGGTCTATCTGATGGAAAAGATGAAATATCAATGCTGGGAAAAACTGTAGACAATATGCTTGAAAAATTAGAACAAAGTTTTGAAAAAGAAAAACAGTTTACATCAGATGTTTCTCATGAACTGAGAACTCCTATTGCTGTTATTATGGCTGAAAGTGAATATGTCCTTCAACATGGAACTTCATTTGAAGAAGCAATAGAATCTATGGAAAGTATAAATTATCAAGTGAATAAGATGTCTGTTCTTATTAATCAGCTTCTATTTTTCTCAAGAGCAGAGCAAGGAAAAATTCAATTAAATTATGAAAAAACAGATATTCTGCAATTAATGGAAGAAATTATAAAGGATATTAAATTTACAGCTGAATCAAAAAAAATTGCTGTAAATATGATAAGTAAACTAACTGTACATGAATATTATGTAGATAAAATGCTTTTCAGCCGTGCTGTTCAAAATGTCTTACAAAATGCCATTATACATGGAAAAGAAAATGGTTGTGTTACTATAGAAATTTATGAAAAAAACAGTTATATTGCCATAAAAATAAAAGATAATGGAATTGGAATAAGTAAAGAAAACTTAAATAAAATATGGGACAGATTCTATCAAGTAGACCAATCAAGAACAAGCCAAGAAAATGGAAGTATGGGATTGGGATTATCAATGGTTAAGTGGATTATCGAAAAACATAAAGGTTATACAGAAGTTGAAAGCACTCTTGGTGCTGGAAGTACATTCACTTTATTTTTTCCAATAAAAATATAA
- a CDS encoding dihydroorotate dehydrogenase — MNRLQTKFLGVDFKNPIVTSSGCFGFGLEYRDYFDPNVLGGIVVKGLTMEPRDGNYGIRIAETPGGMLNCVGLENPGIDYFETHILKDVKEAGITTNIIANINGKTVEEYIEIAKRVEKIKEVDIIELNISCPNVKDGGMAFGANPEVAGRVTREVRKVTTKPLIVKLSPNVTDIAYIAKIVEENGADAVSLINTLLGMAIDLKTKKPLLGNTFGGLSGPAVKPVALRMVYQVYQAVNIPIVGMGGISNTEDALEFIMAGASMVSLGTGIFFNPALPVEVAEGLQKYCEENNIKNINELVGIAHR; from the coding sequence ATGAATAGACTGCAGACTAAATTTTTAGGTGTGGATTTTAAGAATCCTATTGTTACATCATCTGGATGCTTTGGATTCGGACTTGAATATAGAGATTATTTTGATCCAAATGTACTTGGAGGAATAGTTGTAAAAGGGCTTACTATGGAACCTAGAGATGGTAATTATGGAATAAGAATAGCAGAAACTCCTGGTGGAATGCTTAACTGCGTTGGACTTGAAAATCCCGGAATTGATTATTTTGAGACTCATATCTTAAAAGATGTGAAAGAAGCTGGTATCACTACTAATATAATAGCAAATATCAATGGAAAAACTGTTGAAGAATATATAGAAATAGCTAAAAGAGTAGAAAAAATAAAAGAAGTGGATATAATAGAACTAAATATATCTTGTCCAAATGTAAAAGATGGAGGAATGGCTTTTGGAGCTAATCCAGAAGTTGCTGGAAGAGTTACAAGAGAAGTCAGAAAAGTAACTACAAAGCCTTTAATAGTAAAATTATCTCCAAATGTTACTGATATTGCTTATATAGCTAAAATAGTAGAAGAAAATGGAGCAGATGCAGTATCTCTTATCAATACTCTATTGGGTATGGCTATTGATTTGAAAACTAAAAAACCTTTGTTGGGAAATACATTTGGAGGGCTTTCAGGACCTGCTGTAAAACCAGTAGCTTTAAGAATGGTATATCAAGTATATCAAGCTGTAAATATTCCAATAGTAGGTATGGGAGGAATTTCAAATACAGAGGATGCTCTTGAATTTATAATGGCTGGAGCTTCTATGGTATCACTTGGAACAGGTATTTTCTTCAATCCTGCCCTTCCTGTAGAAGTAGCTGAAGGATTACAAAAATATTGTGAAGAAAATAATATTAAAAATATAAATGAATTAGTTGGTATAGCTCACAGATAA
- a CDS encoding thiamine ABC transporter substrate-binding protein, whose protein sequence is MKKFILSLFLLLSVSSFSEEIVIYGPSSAKWIGKTFAPIFKEKTGVDIKFISIDGLVSRLKLEEKNPKADIVIGLTSLSTEIAKKENLIIPYIPKNISNIKNSNFIMDKEGYTTPFDYGLLAVNYDTKKIPVPPKNLSELGKLEKQLLVENPATSSTGEEALLWSIALYGENWKDFWNVLKPAVYTAEPGWSEAFAKFTAGEAPMMIGYATSNLFFSQDEEQSRFSSFLLDDGTFMYLEGASLVKKKETKEGAKKFMEYILSEDFQNLVPKKNYMFPIIDISLTEEFKFVPVAEKTVKLSDEQVKDLVNNLDKYKSELIEILKK, encoded by the coding sequence ATGAAAAAATTTATTTTATCTTTATTTTTATTGTTATCTGTTTCTTCATTTTCAGAAGAAATAGTCATTTATGGACCTAGCTCTGCAAAATGGATAGGAAAAACTTTTGCTCCAATATTTAAAGAAAAAACTGGAGTGGATATTAAGTTTATATCTATTGATGGTCTTGTATCAAGACTGAAACTTGAAGAAAAAAATCCTAAAGCAGATATTGTTATTGGACTGACTTCTTTAAGCACTGAAATAGCCAAAAAGGAAAACCTTATTATTCCTTATATTCCTAAAAATATTTCCAATATAAAGAACAGTAATTTTATAATGGATAAAGAAGGATATACAACTCCTTTTGATTATGGACTTCTTGCTGTCAATTATGATACAAAAAAAATCCCTGTTCCTCCAAAAAATCTGTCAGAACTTGGTAAATTAGAGAAACAGCTTTTAGTTGAAAATCCAGCTACCTCTTCTACTGGTGAAGAAGCTCTTTTATGGAGCATAGCCTTATATGGAGAAAACTGGAAAGATTTCTGGAATGTTTTAAAACCTGCTGTATATACTGCTGAACCTGGTTGGAGCGAAGCATTTGCTAAATTTACTGCTGGAGAAGCTCCTATGATGATTGGATATGCTACAAGCAATCTTTTCTTTTCACAAGATGAAGAACAAAGCAGATTCAGTAGTTTCCTTTTAGATGATGGAACTTTTATGTATTTAGAAGGTGCATCTTTAGTAAAGAAAAAAGAAACAAAAGAAGGGGCTAAAAAATTCATGGAATATATCCTCAGTGAAGATTTTCAAAATCTGGTTCCTAAAAAAAATTATATGTTTCCAATTATTGACATTTCCCTTACTGAAGAATTCAAATTTGTTCCTGTTGCTGAAAAAACTGTAAAACTCAGTGATGAACAGGTAAAAGACCTCGTTAATAACCTTGATAAATATAAATCAGAGTTAATAGAAATTTTAAAAAAATAA
- a CDS encoding dihydroorotase family protein codes for MLVKNCKIIDKDGKDIITDILIQNGTITKIEKNILADAEETIDAGEKYVLPGIVDVHTHMRDPGLTQKEDFTTGSMACARGGVTTFIDMPNTIPVTVTKEVLADKKALMKGRAYVDYGFHFGGSKKDNSSEIKDILNETASTKIFLNMSTGDMLIDDKKIIENIFRESKIISVHAEEEMVAKAIEFCEKYNKELYLCHLSKASEIELLKAAKARGAKVFGEVTPHHLFLNVDDVNKTERSQLLLRMKPELKEKHDNDVLWMALADGTLDTVGTDHAPHLIEEKLAKLTFGVPSVENSLEMMLNGVKNGKITLNRLIEVMCNKPADIFKIKNKGKIAVDYDGDLVIIDINNNSPVKDDKVITKAGWTPYENCNKGGKVLTTILRGQIVYSNGKFNGLHGREVKYYE; via the coding sequence ATGCTAGTCAAAAACTGTAAAATCATTGATAAAGATGGAAAAGATATCATCACTGATATATTAATTCAAAATGGAACAATTACTAAAATAGAAAAAAATATTTTGGCTGATGCTGAAGAAACAATAGATGCTGGAGAAAAATACGTTCTTCCAGGTATAGTAGATGTTCATACTCATATGAGAGATCCTGGTCTTACTCAAAAAGAGGATTTTACTACTGGAAGTATGGCTTGTGCCAGAGGTGGTGTCACTACATTTATAGATATGCCTAATACTATCCCAGTAACTGTTACAAAAGAGGTTCTCGCTGATAAAAAAGCTCTTATGAAAGGAAGAGCATATGTTGATTATGGATTTCATTTTGGAGGAAGTAAAAAAGACAACAGCAGTGAAATTAAGGATATATTAAATGAAACTGCATCTACTAAAATATTTCTTAATATGTCTACTGGGGATATGCTTATAGATGATAAGAAAATTATAGAAAATATATTTAGAGAATCAAAAATAATATCTGTACATGCAGAAGAAGAAATGGTAGCAAAAGCTATTGAATTTTGTGAAAAATACAACAAAGAACTTTATCTTTGCCATTTATCTAAAGCTAGTGAAATAGAGCTTTTAAAAGCTGCAAAAGCAAGAGGAGCAAAAGTATTTGGTGAAGTTACTCCCCATCATCTTTTCTTAAATGTAGATGATGTAAATAAAACAGAAAGAAGTCAGCTTTTACTTAGAATGAAGCCTGAATTAAAAGAAAAACATGATAATGATGTTCTATGGATGGCTTTAGCTGATGGTACCCTTGATACTGTTGGTACAGATCATGCTCCACATCTTATTGAAGAAAAGCTTGCAAAACTCACTTTTGGAGTTCCAAGTGTAGAAAATTCTCTTGAAATGATGCTCAATGGAGTAAAAAATGGAAAAATAACTTTGAATAGACTTATAGAAGTAATGTGCAATAAGCCAGCTGATATCTTTAAAATAAAAAATAAAGGTAAAATAGCTGTTGATTATGATGGAGATCTTGTAATTATAGATATAAATAATAATTCTCCTGTGAAGGATGATAAAGTAATAACAAAAGCTGGATGGACTCCATATGAAAATTGTAATAAAGGCGGAAAAGTTTTAACAACTATATTAAGAGGTCAAATAGTTTATTCAAATGGTAAATTTAATGGATTACATGGGAGGGAAGTAAAATATTATGAGTAG